A portion of the Fulvia fulva chromosome 1, complete sequence genome contains these proteins:
- a CDS encoding Inhibitor of growth protein 3 — MAATALSHASVDDFRSLSRQPERDPDVQATLSDFLTYTEHFPAHLTRALTLIQDQREKAERNIKAVHDDTTAYSILPSIKHDRPDPVQLRRDISHALREAEHACRMSAEEAVRLDKECQREAKRLDIVTDKLEAQPLPPSRDPTPEQTGLTSPNLKRERRMSTRAEEAHADKQHSSRVPDKAASKAASKLRGRKVMVPGEVLPPPDPNAPLDFISDWDSPRTTPPPIEESLLLAPGGERERNEKKGTTPRPRSHTPRPPRTEEEIERDRKNPKPRGPRAPGQPGTNAHSAVAGISTSNALLALTAPPPDARPGSRWLPWAKLTEWEMAKLRKRMKKNAIWVPSQTMVRRELKNLGRGIQGKEAARVNAERGGDPFVDEGNEGDPTKVVISGEESAQMTAMLGPQIYADDEDADAELINRGMRLNEAKKLKRQRLLEEQALQAQIARETGVDPATGGKHTSLSPEADKKKRKREGSPSAGPPTEAGGENKRPALKKIKIAPPKTTQVPLAPAGPSSSPKSRKRAITPPVGRKTTITIKPSKAVSEEPPNRRSSSRRVSNASMPGDSNDSVDSVEAGPSTTKSGRRSRRPAHNVVITSHDDEDAKVGISKRKAAPKKKKKDSVAPPDQAGSAPANETGEEYIDPQEPRYCICGDVSWGTMIACDNDDCEKEWFHLDCVDLTGMPPRRTKWYCPDCRKKLKLGTVTNGLVGRNLGPQVAGR, encoded by the coding sequence ATGGCTGCGACAGCCCTATCACACGCCTCCGTGGACGACTTCAGGTCGCTCAGTCGACAGCCTGAGCGCGATCCCGATGTACAAGCCACACTATCCGACTTCCTCACCTACACCGAGCACTTTCCCGCCCACTTGACCCGTGCCCTCACCTTGATCCAGGATCAGAGGGAGAAGGCGGAGCGGAACATCAAGGCCGTCCACGATGACACCACCGCCTACAGTATCTTGCCCTCCATCAAGCATGACCGGCCAGACCCAGTGCAGCTCAGAAGGGACATCAGCCATGCCTTGCGAGAGGCGGAACATGCCTGCCGAATGTCGGCGGAAGAGGCCGTGAGACTGGACAAGGAGTGCCAGAGGGAGGCCAAGAGGCTCGACATTGTCACTGATAAGCTCGAGGCGCAGCCACTACCGCCATCCAGGGACCCTACGCCCGAGCAGACTGGATTGACTTCACCAAACTTGAAGCGTGAGCGGCGCATGAGCACACGGGCAGAGGAGGCACACGCAGACAAGCAGCATTCTTCGCGTGTTCCCGACAAGGCAGCAAGTAAGGCAGCAAGCAAACTACGGGGTCGGAAGGTTATGGTGCCCGGCGAAGTCCTACCTCCGCCAGATCCGAACGCTCCGCTCGACTTCATCTCTGACTGGGACTCCCCACGTACCACACCACCACCGATTGAGGAGTCATTACTCCTCGCGCCAGGTGGTGAGCGAGAGAGGAACGAAAAGAAAGGAACGACCCCACGTCCTAGGTCTCACACTCCAAGACCTCCACGGACTGAAGAGGAGATCGAACGTGACAGGAAGAACCCTAAGCCGCGAGGTCCACGCGCACCAGGCCAGCCAGGGACCAACGCCCATTCAGCTGTTGCTGGTATCAGCACGTCCAATGCTTTGCTGGCGTTGACTGCGCCTCCACCAGATGCCAGACCCGGCAGCAGATGGCTTCCGTGGGCTAAACTTACCGAATGGGAAATGGCCAAGCTTCGAAAGCGTATGAAGAAGAATGCTATCTGGGTCCCTTCCCAAACGATGGTCCGACGCGAGCTCAAGAATCTCGGACGGGGCATCCAGGGCAAGGAAGCTGCCCGTGTCAACGCCGAGAGAGGCGGAGATCCGTTTGTGGATGAGGGTAACGAAGGTGATCCGACCAAAGTTGTCATTAGTGGTGAGGAATCGGCTCAGATGACCGCTATGTTAGGTCCGCAAATCTATGCAGACGACGAAGACGCTGACGCCGAGCTTATCAATCGCGGCATGAGACTCAACGAGGCCAAGAAGTTGAAGCGTCAACGACTGCTAGAGGAGCAAGCTCTCCAAGCCCAGATCGCACGCGAGACAGGGGTGGATCCGGCCACTGGCGGCAAACATACCAGTCTTTCGCCAGAGGCCGACAAGAAGAAACGCAAGCGCGAAGGCTCACCCTCTGCTGGACCCCCAACTGAGGCTGGCGGCGAGAATAAGCGACCCGCACTCAAGAAGATCAAGATAGCACCACCGAAGACTACCCAAGTGCCGCTCGCTCCCGCAGGCCCGTCTTCGTCGCCCAAGTCTCGCAAGCGTGCAATTACGCCACCGGTCGGTCGCAAGACCACTATCACCATCAAGCCTAGCAAGGCAGTCTCAGAGGAGCCACCCAATAGACGCTCAAGTTCGCGTCGTGTCAGCAACGCTAGCATGCCTGGAGACTCCAATGATTCTGTTGATTCGGTCGAAGCTGGACCGTCCACGACCAAGAGTGGTCGACGCAGCAGACGACCCGCACACAACGTGGTCATTACGAGTCATGATGATGAAGATGCTAAGGTGGGCATTTCCAAACGCAAAGCTGCTCctaagaagaagaagaaggatTCAGTTGCGCCGCCAGACCAAGCTGGCTCTGCCCCTGCCAATGAGACGGGCGAGGAGTACATCGATCCGCAGGAGCCTCGCTACTGCATCTGTGGTGACGTGAGCTGGGGTACGATGATTGCTTGCGACAACGATGACTGTGAGAAAGAATGGTTTCACCTGGATTGTGTGGACTTGACTGGCATGCCGCCGCGTCGTACCAAGTGGTACTGCCCCGACTGTCGCAAAAAGCTCAAGCTGGGCACCGTGACCAATGGACTTGTCGGTCGAAACTTAGGCCCCCAAGTCGCCGGCCGGTAG